In one Ornithinimicrobium pratense genomic region, the following are encoded:
- a CDS encoding YbhB/YbcL family Raf kinase inhibitor-like protein encodes MDLSRTLPPHPIEHLPAAPAQLQVHSEDFEDNGPLPKSAGFGFGNTSPQLSWSGAPEGTKSYLLVCHDPDAPVLGGFTHWAVMGLPADVTSLPAGAGEFGRHFGEGAVTLENDFGTKDYGGAAPPEGDAPHRYVFTVWALDTDRTGLDGSTSVAKAQFSTLGNVLARGHLTGTYEQ; translated from the coding sequence ATGGATCTTTCGCGCACCCTGCCCCCGCACCCGATCGAGCACCTCCCGGCTGCCCCGGCGCAGTTGCAGGTGCACAGCGAAGACTTCGAGGACAACGGTCCGCTGCCCAAGAGCGCCGGGTTCGGCTTTGGCAACACCTCCCCGCAACTGTCCTGGTCCGGCGCCCCCGAAGGCACCAAGTCCTACCTCCTGGTGTGTCACGACCCCGATGCCCCGGTCCTCGGCGGCTTCACCCACTGGGCCGTGATGGGCCTGCCCGCCGACGTGACCTCGCTCCCGGCCGGTGCGGGCGAGTTCGGCCGCCACTTCGGCGAGGGCGCGGTCACCCTGGAGAACGACTTCGGCACCAAGGACTATGGCGGTGCGGCTCCCCCGGAGGGCGACGCACCCCACCGCTACGTCTTCACCGTGTGGGCCCTGGACACTGACCGGACGGGGCTGGACGGCTCGACCTCGGTGGCCAAGGCACAGTTCTCCACCCTGGGCAACGTCTTGGCCCGCGGCCACCTGACCGGCACCTACGAGCAGTGA
- a CDS encoding YbaK/EbsC family protein — protein sequence MSLSWAPALERPDLLAPSVLAAVRGMPSDLSAQLQVAEIDPDHADTAVLVEQTGMAMEDMANCIIVSGTRAGEERVCAALVQGHTRADVNKTIRKLLDVRKASFMSTDDAVERTGMEYGAITPVGLPDGWPVLVDTRVGERELIIIGSGLRRSKLRLPGSLAAGLPGARSVEGLAFET from the coding sequence GTGAGCCTGAGCTGGGCGCCGGCCCTGGAGCGCCCCGACCTGCTCGCGCCGTCGGTCCTGGCGGCCGTGCGAGGTATGCCGTCCGACCTAAGCGCCCAACTGCAGGTCGCCGAGATCGACCCCGACCACGCCGACACCGCCGTGCTCGTCGAGCAGACCGGTATGGCGATGGAGGACATGGCCAACTGCATCATCGTCTCCGGCACCCGTGCCGGTGAGGAGCGCGTCTGCGCCGCACTCGTGCAGGGTCACACGCGGGCCGATGTCAACAAGACGATCCGCAAGCTGCTGGACGTGCGTAAGGCCTCGTTCATGTCGACGGACGACGCCGTCGAGCGGACCGGGATGGAGTACGGCGCGATCACCCCTGTTGGCCTGCCGGACGGCTGGCCCGTGCTCGTCGACACCCGTGTCGGTGAACGGGAGTTGATCATCATCGGCTCGGGCCTGCGGCGCAGCAAGCTGCGGCTGCCGGGGTCGCTGGCGGCGGGGCTGCCTGGCGCGCGGTCGGTGGAGGGCCTGGCGTTCGAGACCTGA
- a CDS encoding TrmH family RNA methyltransferase codes for MEQEPRSDTGGTAELPPGCTWVDDPRAEHLRDYFALTDVALRRVVEPERGLFMAESDKVIRRALSTGHRLRSLLMTPRWVHEWPDLLASAREHAAPVYVAAPQVAEAMTGFHLHRGVLAAMHRPEPLPLEQVLAGARRVAVLEDIVDHTNVGAVFRSAAALGVDAVLVTPRCADPLYRRAVRVSMGTVFQVPWTRIDPWPAGVATLQEIGFTVAALALAKDAVTLEDLEREPPDRLALVLGTEGDGLARDTVRAADVVVRIPMGGGVDSLNVAAASAVAFWAVRPHN; via the coding sequence ATGGAGCAGGAACCGAGGAGCGACACCGGCGGCACCGCCGAACTGCCCCCGGGTTGCACCTGGGTGGATGATCCCCGCGCAGAGCACCTGCGCGACTACTTCGCGCTGACCGACGTGGCGCTGCGCCGAGTCGTCGAGCCCGAGCGGGGGCTGTTCATGGCCGAGTCGGACAAGGTGATCCGCCGGGCCCTGTCGACCGGGCACCGCCTTCGCTCGTTGCTCATGACGCCCCGGTGGGTGCACGAGTGGCCCGACCTGCTCGCCTCGGCCCGCGAGCACGCAGCGCCCGTCTATGTTGCGGCCCCTCAGGTCGCCGAGGCGATGACCGGCTTTCACCTCCACCGGGGGGTGCTGGCCGCGATGCACCGCCCTGAGCCGCTGCCCCTGGAGCAGGTGCTCGCGGGCGCCCGGCGGGTGGCGGTGCTGGAGGACATCGTCGACCACACCAACGTCGGGGCGGTCTTCCGCTCGGCCGCGGCCCTCGGGGTCGACGCGGTCCTGGTGACGCCGCGGTGCGCGGACCCGCTCTACCGTCGCGCGGTCCGGGTCTCGATGGGCACGGTCTTCCAGGTGCCGTGGACGCGGATCGACCCGTGGCCCGCCGGCGTCGCGACGCTGCAGGAGATCGGGTTTACCGTGGCCGCCCTCGCCCTGGCGAAGGACGCGGTCACCCTCGAGGACCTCGAGCGGGAGCCGCCGGACCGGCTGGCCCTGGTGCTCGGGACGGAGGGCGACGGGCTCGCGCGGGACACCGTCCGGGCCGCCGACGTCGTCGTGCGGATCCCCATGGGTGGGGGAGTGGACTCGCTCAACGTCGCCGCGGCCTCGGCCGTCGCCTTCTGGGCCGTCCGTCCCCACAACTGA